A stretch of Cicer arietinum cultivar CDC Frontier isolate Library 1 chromosome 5, Cicar.CDCFrontier_v2.0, whole genome shotgun sequence DNA encodes these proteins:
- the LOC101509626 gene encoding agamous-like MADS-box protein AGL80, giving the protein MRNKVKLAFMINDSARKITYNKRKKSLMKKIKELTTLCGIDACAIVYSDFNSQPEVWPSPWEIERIITKFKAYSEYEQGKKMLDQESFLMQRIVKSKEQLTKVEKNNSEMEQSLILFQCLIRENFIYTLNTVVLNDLACVINEKLKGISLREDELDKNASTI; this is encoded by the coding sequence ATGAGAAATAAGGTGAAACTTGCTTTCATGATAAATGATTCTGCAAGAAAGATAACttacaacaaaagaaaaaagagtcTAATGAAGAAGATAAAAGAACTCACTACCCTTTGTGGAATTGATGCATGTGCTATAGTTTATAGTGACTTTAATTCACAACCAGAGGTTTGGCCTTCCCCATGGGAGATCGAAAGGATTATCACAAAGTTCAAAGCTTATTCAGAATATGAGCAAGGAAAGAAGATGTTGGACCAAGAGAGTTTTTTGATGCAAAGGATTGTGAAGTCCAAAGAGCAATTGACAAAAGTGGAGAAAAACAATTCAGAGATGGAGCAGTCATTGATCTTGTTTCAATGTCTTATtagagaaaattttatttacactTTGAACACAGTTGTTTTGAATGATTTGGCATGTGTAATTAATGAGAAGTTGAAGGGAATTAGTTTAAGGGAGGATGAATTAGACAAAAATGCTTCAACAATTTAG